One genomic window of Paenibacillus sp. includes the following:
- the hisF gene encoding imidazole glycerol phosphate synthase subunit HisF, giving the protein MLTKRIIPCLDVKDGRVVKGVNFVNLRDAGDPVELAALYDREGADELVFLDISASHEGRATMVDVVRQTAGEISIPFTVGGGISSVDDMKRLLRAGADKTGINTAAVLNPQLITDGARKFGSQCIVVAIDARFNPEWGTWEVYTHGGRKPTGKRAVEWAQEAELLGAGELLLTSMDADGTKDGFDLPLTRAVSEAVGIPVIASGGAGRVEHFGDVFTEGKADAGLAATIFHYKELTISQVKGYLFGKGVEVR; this is encoded by the coding sequence ATGCTTACGAAACGCATCATTCCGTGCCTCGACGTGAAGGACGGCCGCGTCGTCAAGGGCGTCAACTTCGTCAACTTGCGCGACGCGGGCGACCCCGTCGAGCTGGCCGCCCTGTACGACCGCGAAGGCGCGGACGAGCTCGTCTTTCTCGACATCTCGGCGTCCCACGAAGGGCGCGCCACGATGGTCGACGTCGTCCGGCAGACGGCCGGCGAAATCAGCATCCCGTTTACGGTCGGCGGCGGCATTTCGTCGGTCGACGATATGAAGCGGCTGCTGCGCGCGGGCGCGGACAAGACCGGCATCAACACGGCGGCGGTGCTGAACCCGCAGCTGATCACCGACGGCGCCCGGAAATTCGGCAGCCAGTGCATCGTCGTCGCGATCGACGCGCGCTTCAACCCCGAATGGGGCACGTGGGAAGTGTATACGCACGGCGGCCGCAAGCCGACGGGCAAGCGGGCGGTCGAATGGGCGCAGGAGGCCGAACTGCTCGGCGCCGGCGAACTGCTGCTCACGTCGATGGACGCGGACGGCACGAAGGACGGCTTCGACCTGCCGCTGACGAGGGCGGTGTCCGAAGCGGTCGGCATTCCGGTCATCGCCTCGGGCGGCGCGGGCCGCGTCGAACATTTCGGGGATGTATTTACGGAAGGGAAAGCGGACGCGGGACTCGCGGCGACGATCTTCCATTATAAAGAGCTGACGATTAGCCAAGTGAAAGGGTATTTGTTCGGGAAAGGGGTCGAGGTGCGATGA
- the hisA gene encoding phosphoribosylformimino-5-aminoimidazole carboxamide ribotide isomerase: MKFRPCIDIHQGKVKQIVGETLHPDPSRVKENFVASQSPGYFAAMYREDGLTGGHIIMLGAGNEQAAEEALRAYPGGLQIGGGINADNAERYLDLGASHVIVTSYIFQDGKLNWDNLNAIVSKVGKERLVIDLSCKERDGRYYVVTNQWRTFSDFEVNASNIAELEAYCDEFLIHAVDVEGKREGVQEKLAAQLAEWTSIPTTYAGGARSIADLERFRDITDGKLDITIGSALDIFGGQLPYRDVVAFCRAGLR, from the coding sequence GTGAAATTCAGACCGTGCATCGATATTCATCAAGGCAAAGTGAAGCAAATCGTCGGCGAAACGCTGCACCCGGATCCGAGCCGCGTGAAGGAAAACTTCGTCGCCTCGCAGTCGCCGGGCTACTTCGCGGCGATGTACCGCGAGGACGGCCTGACCGGCGGCCATATCATCATGCTCGGCGCCGGCAACGAACAAGCGGCGGAGGAAGCGCTGCGCGCCTATCCGGGCGGGCTGCAAATCGGCGGGGGCATCAACGCGGACAACGCCGAACGGTACCTCGACCTCGGGGCGTCGCACGTCATCGTCACGTCCTACATTTTCCAAGACGGTAAGCTGAACTGGGACAACCTCAACGCAATTGTCTCGAAGGTCGGCAAGGAGCGCCTCGTCATCGACCTCAGCTGCAAGGAGCGGGACGGCCGGTATTACGTCGTGACGAATCAGTGGCGGACGTTCAGCGATTTCGAAGTGAACGCTTCGAACATCGCCGAGCTGGAAGCGTACTGCGACGAATTTCTGATCCATGCCGTGGACGTAGAAGGCAAGCGCGAAGGCGTGCAGGAGAAGCTCGCGGCGCAGCTGGCGGAATGGACGTCGATCCCGACGACGTACGCCGGCGGCGCCCGGTCGATCGCCGACCTGGAGAGGTTCCGCGACATCACGGACGGCAAGCTCGATATTACGATCGGCAGCGCGCTCGATATTTTCGGCGGGCAGCTTCCGTATCGGGACGTCGTCGCATTTTGCCGCGCCGGCTTGCGGTGA
- the hisH gene encoding imidazole glycerol phosphate synthase subunit HisH encodes MSIAIIDYGMGNLHSVSKAVERLGYEAIVTADKDAILSASGVILPGVGAFGDAMELIRESGLDGTIEDVAASGKPLLGICLGMQLLFTESEEHGLHRGLDLLPGRVDRFRGDFKVPHMGWNRLAFLRESPLLEGLDGGHAYFVHSYRVIPENRNDLIATAEYYVEVSAIVGRGNVFGMQFHPEKSGDVGMQLLGNFLKLGGAPAAAN; translated from the coding sequence ATGAGCATCGCGATTATCGACTACGGCATGGGCAATCTCCACAGCGTCTCGAAAGCGGTCGAGCGGCTCGGATACGAAGCGATCGTCACGGCCGACAAGGACGCGATCCTCTCGGCCAGCGGCGTCATTTTGCCCGGCGTCGGCGCGTTCGGCGACGCGATGGAGCTCATCCGCGAGTCTGGCCTTGACGGAACCATCGAGGACGTCGCGGCGAGCGGCAAGCCGCTGCTCGGCATATGTCTCGGCATGCAGCTGCTGTTCACCGAAAGCGAAGAGCACGGCCTGCACCGAGGCCTCGACCTGCTGCCGGGCCGCGTCGATCGGTTCCGGGGCGATTTCAAGGTGCCGCACATGGGCTGGAACCGGCTCGCATTCCTGCGGGAAAGCCCGCTGCTCGAAGGACTCGACGGCGGCCACGCCTACTTCGTCCACTCGTACCGAGTCATTCCGGAAAACCGGAACGACCTCATCGCGACGGCGGAGTATTACGTCGAGGTGTCGGCGATCGTCGGACGCGGCAACGTGTTCGGCATGCAGTTCCACCCGGAAAAAAGCGGCGACGTCGGCATGCAGCTGCTCGGCAATTTCCTAAAGCTCGGCGGCGCGCCCGCCGCGGCAAACTAA
- the hisB gene encoding imidazoleglycerol-phosphate dehydratase HisB — protein MADNGRRADIARKTNETDINLSFNIDGTGASQLETDVPFLNHMLDLFTKHGQFDLRVEARGDVDIDDHHTVEDIGICLGAALKEALGDKRGIKRYASVFVPMDEALAQVVIDISGRPHFELKGEFPAATVGTFTVELVHEFLWKLALESRITLHVIVHYGRNTHHMIEAVFKALGRALDEATSIDPRVQGVPSTKGVL, from the coding sequence GTGGCAGACAACGGACGGAGGGCGGACATCGCCCGCAAAACGAACGAAACGGACATTAACTTATCGTTCAACATCGACGGAACGGGCGCATCGCAGCTGGAAACGGATGTGCCGTTCCTCAACCATATGCTCGACCTGTTCACGAAGCACGGCCAATTCGACTTGCGCGTTGAGGCGCGCGGCGACGTCGACATCGACGACCACCACACGGTCGAGGACATCGGCATTTGCCTCGGCGCGGCGCTCAAGGAAGCGCTCGGCGACAAGCGCGGCATCAAGCGGTACGCGAGCGTGTTCGTGCCGATGGACGAAGCGCTGGCACAGGTCGTCATCGACATCAGCGGCCGGCCGCATTTCGAGCTGAAGGGCGAGTTCCCGGCGGCGACGGTCGGCACGTTCACGGTGGAGCTCGTGCACGAGTTCCTGTGGAAGCTGGCGCTCGAATCGCGCATCACGCTGCACGTCATCGTGCATTACGGCCGCAACACGCATCACATGATCGAAGCGGTATTCAAAGCGCTCGGTCGCGCGCTCGACGAAGCGACGTCGATCGATCCGCGCGTGCAGGGGGTCCCGTCGACGAAAGGGGTGCTCTAA
- the hisD gene encoding histidinol dehydrogenase has translation MRILRPDEFQLDRRIDTENEEQQAAARTIVERVRAEGDKAVLEFTAAFDKAELTADRLRVTAEELQEAYASVDEPFLDAIRSAAANIRAYHEKQLKQSWIDVQPNGTTLGQIVRPLSRVGVYVPGGKAAYPSSVLMNIIPASVAGVKEIVMVTPPATGGTEGIDPYILVAAAEAGVSEVYRVGGAQAIAALAYGTETIPRVDKIVGPGNIYVALAKRLVYGVVDIDSIAGPSEIVVVADEGANAAFIAADLLSQAEHDEMASAVLLTPSRALAEAVQAEVERQLDALPRRAIAAESVRRHGAILLTASLEEAIAISNRLAPEHLELMVADPLAWLGRIENAGAIFLGPYSAESVGDYYAGPNHVLPTNGTARFFSPLGVDTFLKRSSLIAYSREALLEGAERIMTLARREGLEGHARAIQVRLDAERR, from the coding sequence ATGCGCATATTGCGGCCGGACGAGTTTCAGCTCGATCGCCGCATCGATACCGAGAACGAGGAACAGCAGGCGGCGGCCCGCACGATCGTCGAGCGCGTCCGGGCGGAAGGCGACAAGGCGGTGCTGGAGTTTACGGCCGCGTTCGATAAAGCGGAGCTGACGGCCGATCGGCTGCGCGTGACGGCGGAAGAGCTGCAGGAAGCGTACGCGTCGGTCGACGAGCCGTTCCTGGACGCGATCCGATCGGCCGCGGCCAACATTCGCGCGTACCACGAGAAGCAGCTGAAGCAGTCGTGGATCGACGTGCAGCCGAACGGTACGACGCTCGGACAAATCGTCCGGCCGCTGTCGCGGGTCGGCGTGTACGTGCCCGGCGGGAAGGCGGCGTATCCGTCCTCCGTGCTGATGAACATTATCCCGGCTTCGGTCGCGGGCGTGAAGGAGATCGTCATGGTGACGCCGCCGGCGACGGGGGGCACCGAAGGCATCGACCCGTACATTCTGGTCGCCGCCGCGGAGGCGGGCGTCTCGGAGGTGTACCGCGTCGGCGGCGCGCAGGCGATCGCGGCGCTCGCGTACGGCACCGAGACGATTCCGCGGGTCGACAAGATCGTCGGGCCGGGGAATATTTACGTAGCGCTGGCGAAGCGGCTCGTGTACGGCGTCGTCGACATCGACTCGATCGCGGGGCCGAGCGAAATCGTCGTCGTGGCCGACGAAGGGGCGAACGCCGCGTTCATCGCGGCGGACCTGCTCTCGCAGGCGGAGCATGACGAGATGGCGTCGGCCGTGCTGCTGACGCCGTCTCGCGCGCTCGCGGAGGCGGTGCAGGCGGAGGTCGAGCGCCAGCTCGACGCGCTGCCGCGGCGGGCGATCGCCGCGGAGTCGGTGCGGCGCCACGGCGCCATCCTGCTGACGGCGTCGCTCGAAGAGGCGATCGCGATCAGCAACCGGCTCGCGCCGGAGCATCTCGAGCTGATGGTGGCGGATCCGCTCGCGTGGCTCGGCCGCATCGAAAACGCGGGCGCGATTTTCCTTGGGCCCTACAGCGCGGAGTCGGTCGGCGATTATTACGCCGGCCCGAACCACGTGCTGCCGACGAACGGCACGGCGCGGTTTTTCTCGCCGCTCGGCGTCGACACGTTCCTGAAGCGCTCGAGCCTTATCGCGTACAGCCGCGAGGCGCTGCTCGAGGGCGCGGAACGCATTATGACGCTGGCGCGGCGCGAAGGGCTCGAGGGCCACGCGCGGGCGATTCAGGTGCGCCTCGACGCCGAACGGCGGTAG
- the hisG gene encoding ATP phosphoribosyltransferase: MPKGRIYKKAAALFREAGFALPDDLDDSRKLIIPVPQLGMEFIMAKPVDVPTYVEYGVTDLGIVGKDVLVEENRDVYELLDLGIARCRMSVIGLPDWKPTIHPRVATKYPSVASKYFRERGQQVEVIKLNGSIELAPLIGLADRIVDMVETGTTLRENGLVEMEKMFDITSRLIANRVSYRMKSEAVQALCDRLSAAIAVQA; this comes from the coding sequence ATGCCCAAGGGGCGCATTTATAAAAAAGCGGCGGCGTTGTTCCGGGAAGCTGGGTTCGCGCTGCCGGACGATTTGGACGATTCGCGGAAGCTGATCATTCCGGTGCCGCAGCTCGGCATGGAATTCATTATGGCGAAGCCGGTCGACGTGCCGACGTACGTAGAGTACGGCGTCACCGACCTCGGCATCGTCGGCAAGGACGTCCTGGTCGAAGAAAACCGGGACGTATACGAGCTGCTCGATCTCGGCATCGCGCGCTGCCGGATGTCGGTCATCGGCCTGCCGGATTGGAAGCCGACGATCCATCCGCGCGTCGCGACGAAGTATCCGTCCGTCGCGTCGAAATATTTCCGCGAACGGGGGCAGCAGGTGGAAGTGATCAAGCTGAACGGCTCGATCGAGCTGGCGCCGCTCATCGGTCTCGCGGATCGGATCGTCGACATGGTGGAGACGGGGACGACGCTGCGGGAGAACGGACTCGTCGAGATGGAGAAAATGTTCGACATCACGAGCCGCTTGATCGCGAACCGGGTCAGCTACAGGATGAAAAGCGAAGCGGTGCAGGCGCTGTGCGACCGGCTGTCCGCGGCGATCGCGGTGCAGGCGTAA